The Bacteroidota bacterium sequence CCACTTCGCCGCATCGGCAGGCAGCATGTCCTTCGTGCCGCGCAGCGCTTGGATAGGCTCGCTTCTCGCGACCTCGCGCTCCGTGACCTCGCGCTCCGTGACCTCGCTCGTCGAGACGTTATTCTCCAATGCGCTCTTCCTCTGTCTTAAAAATCGCGATGACGTCCTCGGGGGTCTTCGCAGCCATGAGTGCAGCTCGCGCGGCATCGGAATTCATCACTTTCGAAGCACGGCTCAGCAGCTTCAATCGCTGACCGACCAGGCTCTCCTTGCTGACGAGCAACAGGCACAACCGGACCGGCTCGTTGTCCATCGAGGCATACTCGATCGGCTGCGCTGTCACGGCAAAGGCGAGGATCACATCATCGACTGCATCCGTCTTGCCGTGAGGGATCGCGAAGTTCTTACCAACGCCCGTGGACATGATCTTCTCGCGCTCCAGCACCGCAGCGCGGACTTTTTTCGCGTCGAGCACGTGAGGATTCTTCGTGGCAAGACGGAACATCCCCTCCAGCAAGTCCTCTTTCGAATCGCCCTTCAGACCAACTTCGATATATTCAGGCTTGAGATAATCGGTTAGCTTCAATGCCAGTGTGCTTTAGTGGTGCTGTCCGGCGTGCCAAAATACGGCGTGCCGACCGGCGCTGGTGTAACAAAGGGGAGTTCCTTGCTGTCACATAGCTCCAATCTCTCTTCCGCCAGTCCCAAGTTGTGCAGCCGCACCATAGGTGCGCCCTGCAGCCCAGTTCACCGAATCGGTTGAGTGTATGGCCTTGCTCGCCACACCACTTCTCTCAGACACGCCAAATAATTATATATTCTGTTTTGGGAAAATATTCATGAAACAGTTTGCGGTGTCATTTGGACAGCCACATGCTTTTTGGGCTGAAATGGGTCATATTCTGAACCCAATTCATATTTCATACTTCATATTTCATATTTTACCGAGAGACCCCCTTCCATCTATTATAACGTTGTTCGATACCTCCGGCATCGCAATTTTTCGATGAATTCTTAGAATAATGATTGGAAGGAAGTGGTAGTGGCTCAGTTTGAAATCCATTTCTTTCCATTTATACTTTATGTTGTAATGCTTGCCCGCGTTCGCACGGAAGTAGATCGCCACAGCCGCCATGTGGTGCTCGATGGATTTCGAGAACCCGTTCGTCAGGCGAGTGAACCGGCGCATTCCCATTCTCATGCACTACAACTTTGTTAGGATTCATCAGACCCTCCGCGTTTCTCCAGCAATGGAAGCGGGTCTGACGAACCACCTTTGGGAAATCGGGAACTTGGTGGACTTGATGAAGTAAAATCCGTAGTTTTGCGGGTATGAACTCCGTCCTCCCGCCCCATCTTACTAAGAATGTAAAAAGCGGTACAAAGAAAAAGAATCGCTGGTATAAAAGGCCAACCGATTATGATGATGTCGCTTGGGAAACCCGCAAGTTGGTTCTTGTTACGGTCGCACTTGGGTTCTTCACTTTTCTTGCCGCCGCCGGAACAATCGCCGTTGTACTTGTTGGCCTCAGGCAATCTGCCCAAACAGATTCCGCCCTCGGAATTTCTCGATTGAGTATTTTGAAACAAGACTCCTCGGCTCAATTGCAGCTGAGGGCATACGTTGGATTCCAGAAAGGGGTAGGATTCGACACCGCACAGTTCTTGGGACAATTCGAATTCGTGAATAATGGATCGACCCCCGCGTATGATGTGCAGGTCATTTCGGCTTCGCTCGCGGGAGTATCGCCGCCCGACACTGCCTTCAGCTACCGGGATGAGAATGGGCGAATAATGAATACGATTGATAGCCGTGGGACGCTTGGGCCCCGCGCTTCGACGCTGGTGCCTGCAAACGCCCCGAATCTGACCACGGAGCAAAGAGCGGCCCTTCGAAGAGGATTCGGTTCTGCCTATTACTATGGCCGAATAGCGTATAGGGATATTTTTTGGAAATGGCACACAACTAATTATCGCATGAAATTTTGGTTCGACCGCCCCGGCCACGTTGTTCTTAGTCCAGACGCAAAGGGCAATGAATCCGACTGAGACAGCAAAAAGTATATATGGGCTCCAAACTGAGCCACTACCAAGGATGTTGCTGCGCATATCCTGACCGTTGGCACTACCCGAAGTTCTAAGGTACTCCGAGAAAGGACGTGCACAGCATGTCCTTCAGCCAAATCGCCCTTCCGCACACCGGCCGCTCACCTCGCGTGTGGGTTTGGCTGAAGCGAATAGGTGAGCTCGAACCTGAAATCGTACCGAATGACACGCCTGGAATGCGCCGCGATCTTCAGACGTTTTATAACAACGAATTTGGAACACTCCCATGAAGAAGCTAAACGCATATCTGGACACATCGGTCATTGGAGGGTGCTTCGATGAGGGTTTTGAGGAAGCGTCACGAGCCCTCATGAACCTCATTCGCATCGGAGTTTACGATGGGATGATTTCGGCCGTCACGGAGGAAGAGCTTTCGAATGCACCGGATCCCGTCCGTACCTTGCTCGATGAGTTCGATGACGAGCAGATTATTCGATTAGTAGAAACCCCTGCCGTGCTCGCGCTGTCAGATGCCTATATGACGGCAAAGGTGGTGCCTGTGAAGTTCAAAGACGATGCCTCCCACATTGCCTACGCGACCGTTCACGGCGCGGATGTCGTAGTGAGTTGGAACTTCTGTGGATGACCGATCATCCACTGCCACATTGTGAACTATCAACGCATCCATGCGTTCAATGCTGTGAACGTCCATGAAGGCTATGCGTTGATGGATATTCGCACCCCAAAAGAATTGATCTATGGAAGAGAAGAAGAATTTTGATGTGATGAAGTGGCTTCGGGGGGTTCGCGAGGCGAATTACAAGCGTCTTGGCCATCTCTCAACACCGGAATACGTCCACCAGCTTTCCGAGGAGGGCCGGAAGACTCCACGATGGAAGAAGATGGAAGAAAAGGCCGCCCGCAACCAGGCGGCGCAACGCTAACTTGGCGGTGCGCCCGCACACCCGCCGCTCAGGCCGCGCACGGTGTAGCGCGCGCTTCAGCTTGCGAGAATCGTCTGAACTGTGATTCGTGTGATCTATTTGATTGAGCCCTGATT is a genomic window containing:
- a CDS encoding PTS sugar transporter subunit IIA, whose product is MKLTDYLKPEYIEVGLKGDSKEDLLEGMFRLATKNPHVLDAKKVRAAVLEREKIMSTGVGKNFAIPHGKTDAVDDVILAFAVTAQPIEYASMDNEPVRLCLLLVSKESLVGQRLKLLSRASKVMNSDAARAALMAAKTPEDVIAIFKTEEERIGE
- a CDS encoding PIN domain-containing protein, which produces MKKLNAYLDTSVIGGCFDEGFEEASRALMNLIRIGVYDGMISAVTEEELSNAPDPVRTLLDEFDDEQIIRLVETPAVLALSDAYMTAKVVPVKFKDDASHIAYATVHGADVVVSWNFCG